In a single window of the Flavivirga spongiicola genome:
- the uvrB gene encoding excinuclease ABC subunit UvrB, with translation MQFKIESEFSPTGDQPQAIKQLVDGITSNEKYQTLLGVTGSGKTFTVANVIKEVQRPTLVLAHNKTLAAQLYSEFKQFFPDNAVEYFVSYYDYYQPEAYIPVSGVYIEKDLSINEEIEKMRLSATSSLLSGRRDVLVIASVSCIYGIGNPIEFQKNVVAIKRDQVISRTKLLHQLVQSLYSRTEADFKHGNFRIKGDTVDIFPSYADDAFRIHFFGDEIEDIESFNIQTNEVIEKYDQLTIYPANMFVTSPEVLQGAIKNIQDDLVKQHDYFKEIGKHLEAKRLKERTEFDLEMIRELGYCSGIENYSRYLDGRLPGTRPFCLLDYFPDDYLMVVDESHVTISQVHAMYGGDRSRKENLVEYGFRLPAAMDNRPLKFEEFEAIQNQVIYVSATPADYELQKTDGIYIEQVIRPTGLLDPIIEVRPSLNQIDDLIEEIQQRIEKDERILVTTLTKRMAEELTKYLDRIQVRCRYIHSDVDTLERVEIMQDLRKGLFDVLVGVNLLREGLDLPEVSLVAILDADKEGFLRSTRSLTQTVGRAARNLNGKAIMYADKITNSMQKTIDETNYRREKQIAYNTKHNVTPKALNKSLDNALSKNSVSTYSYELEALKAAEPESEYLTKPELEKKIREKRKLMEEAAKALDFIIAAKLRDEIKGYQDKLEKLKV, from the coding sequence ATGCAATTTAAAATTGAATCTGAATTTAGCCCTACAGGAGATCAACCACAAGCCATAAAACAACTGGTTGATGGTATTACTTCTAATGAAAAATATCAAACATTACTTGGTGTAACAGGTTCTGGAAAAACCTTTACTGTTGCTAATGTTATAAAGGAAGTGCAACGTCCAACCTTAGTTTTAGCACATAATAAAACACTGGCAGCCCAATTATACTCAGAGTTTAAACAGTTTTTTCCAGATAATGCTGTGGAGTATTTTGTTTCATATTATGATTACTACCAACCAGAAGCTTATATTCCTGTTTCTGGTGTTTACATAGAAAAAGATTTATCCATTAATGAAGAAATTGAGAAGATGCGTTTAAGTGCCACATCTTCCTTACTTTCTGGTCGTCGCGATGTTCTGGTGATTGCATCGGTTTCATGTATTTATGGTATTGGAAACCCCATTGAGTTTCAAAAAAATGTGGTGGCCATAAAACGTGATCAGGTTATTTCCAGAACGAAATTATTACATCAATTAGTGCAAAGTTTATATTCTAGAACAGAAGCTGATTTTAAACATGGAAACTTTAGAATAAAAGGCGATACCGTTGACATCTTTCCTAGTTATGCCGATGATGCCTTTAGGATTCATTTTTTTGGCGATGAAATTGAAGATATCGAATCTTTTAACATTCAGACCAACGAGGTTATAGAAAAATATGATCAGCTTACCATTTATCCTGCAAATATGTTTGTCACCTCACCTGAAGTGCTTCAAGGTGCTATTAAAAATATTCAAGATGATTTGGTAAAACAACATGATTATTTTAAAGAAATTGGTAAACATTTAGAAGCCAAACGACTTAAAGAACGTACAGAGTTCGATTTAGAAATGATACGTGAATTGGGTTATTGCTCGGGTATAGAAAACTATTCACGTTATCTTGACGGTAGGTTACCCGGTACGCGCCCCTTCTGTTTATTAGATTATTTTCCAGATGATTATTTAATGGTTGTTGATGAGAGCCATGTTACTATTTCTCAAGTACATGCTATGTATGGTGGTGATAGAAGCAGAAAAGAAAATCTGGTTGAATACGGTTTTAGACTGCCTGCGGCTATGGATAATCGTCCATTAAAATTTGAAGAATTTGAAGCCATTCAAAATCAAGTTATTTATGTAAGTGCTACGCCTGCAGATTATGAACTTCAAAAAACAGATGGTATTTATATAGAACAAGTTATTCGTCCGACAGGGTTATTAGATCCTATTATTGAGGTACGACCAAGTTTAAATCAAATCGATGATTTAATAGAAGAAATACAACAAAGAATTGAGAAAGATGAGCGCATATTAGTGACGACGCTTACAAAACGAATGGCAGAAGAGCTAACGAAATATTTAGACAGAATACAGGTACGCTGCCGATATATTCATAGCGATGTAGATACTTTAGAGCGTGTTGAAATTATGCAAGATTTGCGCAAAGGGCTATTTGATGTGTTAGTCGGTGTGAACCTTTTACGAGAAGGTTTGGATTTACCCGAAGTATCTCTTGTTGCTATTTTAGATGCAGATAAAGAAGGTTTTTTACGGTCAACGCGTTCATTGACACAAACTGTAGGTAGAGCCGCAAGGAATTTGAATGGAAAAGCCATCATGTATGCAGACAAAATTACTAATAGTATGCAAAAGACTATTGATGAAACTAATTACAGACGTGAAAAACAAATTGCTTACAATACAAAACATAATGTGACCCCCAAAGCACTCAATAAAAGTTTAGATAATGCTTTGTCAAAGAATTCAGTAAGTACATACAGCTATGAGTTGGAGGCATTAAAGGCTGCAGAACCAGAAAGCGAGTATTTAACGAAACCAGAATTAGAAAAGAAAATCCGAGAAAAGCGTAAATTAATGGAAGAAGCTGCTAAAGCCTTAGATTTTATTATTGCCGCAAAATTACGTGACGAAATTAAAGGTTATCAAGATAAACTAGAAAAGCTAAAAGTTTAA
- a CDS encoding DUF1456 family protein, with protein sequence MTNNDILKKLRVALKLRDDDIVKILSLVDFRISKSELGAFFRKEDHPKYMECGDQILRNFLNGLVIHLRGPMPKKGEKSKIQNSKSKSLENKSKPDVISKKARN encoded by the coding sequence ATGACAAATAATGATATTTTAAAAAAATTACGTGTTGCTTTAAAACTGCGTGACGATGATATTGTAAAAATTTTAAGCCTGGTCGATTTCAGAATATCTAAAAGTGAACTGGGAGCATTTTTTAGAAAAGAAGACCACCCTAAATATATGGAGTGTGGTGATCAAATTTTACGTAATTTTTTAAATGGGCTTGTCATTCATTTAAGAGGTCCTATGCCTAAGAAGGGAGAAAAGAGTAAAATACAAAACTCCAAAAGCAAATCTTTAGAAAATAAATCTAAACCTGATGTAATTTCTAAAAAAGCCCGAAATTAA
- a CDS encoding DUF1624 domain-containing protein, which yields MALVKSTRIESIDILRGVVMVIMALDHVRDFFHFGAFSSDPTNLDTTTPFLFFTRFITHYCAPVFVFLAGTSAYLYATKRSKPELFKFLLTRGIWLIFLELVLNNLLWWFDLTYSFIALQVIWAIGLSMVFLSFLIYLPKRVILIIGIILVAGHNILDGIIMQGTSFKSIIWYILHQQQFMPVDSARFLVFAYPIIPWIGVMALGFCFGSFYKKGFNIAVRKKWLAILGISSIALFFILRGLNVYGDLVPWSAQDTTTKTILSFFKITKYPPSLVFILITIGPSLLFLYGIETIKNKISDFFLVFGRVPLFYYFLHVFVIHVLAILGLLIFGGNWKDMILSSNAFNNPNFANYGYSLFIVYLVWIGVIALLYFPSKKYMIYKTNNKNKWWLSYL from the coding sequence TTGGCTCTAGTAAAATCAACACGCATTGAATCTATAGACATTTTAAGAGGTGTTGTAATGGTTATTATGGCATTAGATCATGTTAGAGACTTTTTTCATTTTGGTGCTTTTAGTAGTGACCCTACAAACTTAGACACTACAACTCCCTTTTTATTCTTTACCAGGTTTATAACACATTACTGCGCACCTGTTTTTGTCTTTTTAGCAGGTACTTCTGCTTATTTATACGCTACAAAAAGGAGCAAGCCTGAGTTGTTCAAATTTTTATTGACCAGAGGGATATGGTTAATTTTTTTAGAACTAGTTTTGAATAATTTATTATGGTGGTTTGACTTGACCTATAGCTTTATAGCACTTCAAGTAATTTGGGCTATTGGTTTAAGTATGGTTTTTCTATCTTTTTTAATTTATCTCCCCAAAAGAGTGATCCTAATTATTGGTATCATATTAGTTGCAGGTCACAACATTTTAGATGGGATAATTATGCAAGGAACAAGTTTTAAGTCCATAATATGGTATATATTACACCAACAACAGTTTATGCCTGTAGATTCTGCTCGCTTTCTGGTATTTGCTTATCCAATTATTCCCTGGATTGGAGTCATGGCTTTAGGGTTTTGTTTTGGCTCTTTTTATAAAAAAGGTTTTAATATTGCCGTACGTAAAAAATGGTTAGCTATATTGGGTATTAGCTCAATAGCACTATTCTTTATCTTAAGAGGGCTCAACGTTTACGGTGATTTAGTACCGTGGTCTGCTCAAGATACCACAACAAAGACTATTCTATCGTTTTTTAAAATCACTAAATACCCGCCTTCGTTAGTATTTATATTAATAACTATTGGTCCTTCGCTATTATTTTTATATGGTATTGAAACTATTAAAAATAAAATTTCAGACTTCTTTTTAGTATTTGGACGTGTTCCTCTATTTTACTATTTCTTGCATGTGTTCGTCATACATGTTTTAGCCATTCTTGGCCTTTTAATTTTTGGAGGTAATTGGAAAGACATGATACTATCTTCTAACGCTTTTAACAACCCAAATTTTGCTAATTACGGTTATTCACTATTTATTGTTTATTTAGTATGGATAGGCGTTATAGCACTTCTATATTTCCCATCTAAAAAATATATGATTTACAAAACCAATAATAAAAATAAATGGTGGTTAAGCTACTTATAA
- a CDS encoding amidohydrolase family protein — protein MNSKFLTLLLLLLITFQLNAQNFTPQVKNFILVDTNSVAITNVKVIDGTGGHIKNNQTIIIENDKIKSIGHSKTIKIPSKTLIIDGSGKTVIPGLVMLHEHMFYTKFFENWFSVGQMTFTFPRLYLAGGVTTMRTGGSIQPQSDLNVKKWINEGKMTGPKMDVTSPFIEREGPPIAELGFIKDTKEVSEIVNFWADRGVTSFKLYNNVTKEDMKVCIEEAHKRGLKVTGHICSITYEEASNLGIDNLEHGFMTASDFIENKESDICDPFESRKSLTNEPVDSPKINALIDLLIKNGTTITTTPNVFEPWTDRELIPGGGEDAVAPQVLKDVKGIYDRSANNDSQHLHRFNKNLIWIKRFYEKGGKLVAGTDPTGAGRTVAGYANQRTIEILVEGGFSIPEAIKICTLNGAKFLEQDSSIGTLEIGKIADLILIDADLESDIKNIRNMEIVFKDGVGFDSKKLFESVKGKVGLY, from the coding sequence ATGAACTCTAAATTTTTGACATTATTATTATTATTATTAATAACGTTTCAATTAAATGCCCAAAACTTTACTCCTCAGGTCAAAAATTTTATTCTCGTAGACACAAATAGTGTTGCTATTACCAATGTAAAAGTAATTGATGGTACTGGAGGCCATATAAAAAACAATCAGACTATTATTATTGAGAATGATAAAATTAAAAGCATTGGCCATTCAAAAACAATAAAAATACCATCAAAAACTTTAATAATTGATGGTTCAGGAAAAACAGTTATCCCAGGACTAGTCATGCTACATGAACATATGTTTTATACTAAATTCTTTGAAAATTGGTTTAGTGTTGGACAAATGACATTCACTTTCCCAAGGCTATATTTGGCAGGAGGTGTCACCACCATGCGCACCGGAGGAAGTATTCAACCTCAAAGCGATTTAAATGTTAAAAAATGGATTAATGAGGGAAAAATGACTGGCCCAAAAATGGACGTTACAAGTCCTTTTATAGAAAGAGAAGGGCCACCAATTGCAGAGTTGGGTTTTATTAAAGACACTAAAGAGGTATCCGAAATTGTTAATTTTTGGGCAGATAGAGGTGTAACATCATTCAAACTGTATAACAATGTTACTAAAGAAGACATGAAAGTGTGTATAGAAGAAGCTCATAAACGTGGATTAAAAGTGACAGGTCATATATGTTCTATAACATACGAAGAAGCTTCTAACTTAGGTATTGATAATTTAGAACATGGTTTCATGACAGCATCTGATTTTATTGAAAATAAAGAATCTGACATATGTGACCCCTTCGAATCCAGAAAATCTTTAACAAATGAACCTGTTGATAGTCCTAAAATAAATGCCCTTATAGATTTATTAATAAAAAATGGAACGACCATAACAACAACACCAAATGTTTTTGAACCATGGACGGATCGAGAACTAATTCCTGGAGGCGGAGAAGATGCTGTTGCCCCTCAAGTACTTAAAGATGTTAAAGGCATCTATGATAGATCTGCTAATAACGATTCTCAACATCTTCATCGGTTTAATAAAAATTTAATTTGGATAAAACGTTTTTATGAAAAAGGTGGTAAACTGGTTGCGGGAACAGATCCTACAGGTGCTGGGCGTACCGTTGCTGGTTATGCTAACCAACGAACTATTGAAATTTTAGTTGAAGGTGGTTTTTCTATTCCGGAGGCCATAAAGATTTGCACACTTAATGGTGCGAAGTTTCTTGAACAAGATTCTAGCATAGGTACCTTAGAAATAGGTAAAATTGCCGACCTTATCCTAATTGATGCCGATTTAGAGTCTGATATAAAAAATATTAGAAATATGGAAATTGTGTTTAAAGATGGTGTTGGTTTTGATTCCAAAAAACTATTCGAATCGGTAAAAGGAAAAGTAGGATTGTACTAA
- the sucC gene encoding ADP-forming succinate--CoA ligase subunit beta — MNLHEYQGKEILSSFGVRIQRGIVAQNANEAVAAAKQLTSETGTSWHVIKAQVHAGGRGKGGGVKLAKNLQEVEDIAGQIIGMDLITPQTSAAGKRVHQVLIAEDVYYPGESETDEFYMSVLLNRGTGRNMIMYSTEGGMDIETVAEETPDLIFTEEVDPTVGLLPFQARRVAFNLGLSGLAFKEMTKFVAALYTAYVKSDSSLFEINPVLKTSDNKIMAVDAKVTIDDNALYRHKNYIDLRDVREESAIEVEAGELGLNYVDLDGNVGCMVNGAGLAMATMDLIKQAGGEPANFLDVGGTADAARVEAAFKIILKDPAVKAILINIFGGIVRCDRVAQGVIDAYKNMGTINVPIIVRLQGTNADIAKELIDNSGLDVMSATEFQEAADKVQQVLA, encoded by the coding sequence ATGAATTTACACGAATATCAAGGTAAAGAGATATTAAGTAGTTTTGGAGTACGTATACAACGTGGTATAGTAGCTCAAAATGCTAATGAAGCAGTTGCTGCTGCAAAACAATTAACAAGCGAAACAGGAACCAGTTGGCATGTTATTAAGGCCCAAGTTCATGCTGGAGGACGCGGTAAAGGTGGCGGTGTAAAACTAGCCAAAAATTTGCAAGAGGTTGAAGATATTGCAGGGCAAATTATTGGGATGGATTTAATAACGCCTCAAACGTCTGCTGCTGGTAAAAGGGTACATCAGGTTTTAATTGCTGAGGATGTTTATTATCCAGGTGAAAGTGAAACTGATGAGTTTTACATGTCTGTATTATTAAATAGAGGAACCGGACGTAATATGATCATGTATTCTACTGAAGGTGGTATGGATATTGAAACTGTTGCAGAAGAAACGCCAGATTTAATATTTACTGAAGAGGTTGATCCAACAGTTGGTTTATTACCATTTCAAGCTAGACGCGTTGCTTTTAATTTAGGGTTATCTGGTTTGGCTTTTAAAGAGATGACAAAATTTGTTGCTGCTTTATATACAGCTTATGTAAAATCTGATTCATCTTTATTTGAGATTAATCCGGTTTTAAAAACAAGTGATAATAAAATAATGGCTGTAGATGCTAAAGTAACTATTGACGATAATGCACTTTATAGACATAAGAACTACATTGATTTACGCGATGTGCGTGAAGAAAGTGCTATAGAAGTAGAAGCTGGAGAACTTGGCCTAAACTATGTAGATCTAGATGGAAATGTTGGCTGTATGGTAAATGGAGCAGGGTTAGCCATGGCTACAATGGATTTAATAAAACAAGCAGGAGGAGAGCCAGCTAACTTTTTAGATGTTGGTGGTACTGCTGATGCAGCTCGTGTGGAAGCGGCTTTCAAAATTATACTAAAAGATCCGGCGGTAAAAGCTATTTTAATAAACATATTTGGAGGGATCGTACGTTGCGATCGTGTGGCACAAGGTGTTATTGATGCTTATAAAAATATGGGAACGATAAATGTACCTATCATTGTGCGTTTGCAAGGAACCAATGCCGATATCGCTAAGGAATTAATAGATAATTCTGGTTTGGATGTGATGAGTGCCACAGAATTTCAAGAGGCAGCTGATAAAGTACAGCAAGTTTTGGCTTAA
- a CDS encoding APC family permease — MNKKEEDLKRSVGVLGLSANIINIIIGAGIFALPAVIASKMGASSIIAYIFCGILIAFVMLCFAEAGSKITNTGGPYTYIETAFGNYAGFIGGIFAISGTLFADAAVSNALVNILASAYPVFENDWVRLLFLFIIFFGLACINIIGLKQGIGLVKFNTLAKLIPLLLLILIGWKGVSFNNLYIDAMPGIRELGEASLILFFAFQGAETGLVVGGEVINPKRTVPKAIFISILTVVCIYVLIQTVSQGVLGSDLPNFKASPLAETAKVAFGPIGFTILFIGAIVSMFGFLSGSILNNPRVPYALSRDKVIPLKALSKIHKSFKTPYIAIIVYATIGFTFSATGSFEKLAVIASSAMLIIYLGVALSVIKLRKSQKPKEGEFKIPGGYTVPILSIIIILYFLSNLSIKEMIVTAAFIAILTIIYGIFRKLNKVD, encoded by the coding sequence ATGAATAAAAAAGAAGAAGATTTAAAAAGAAGTGTTGGTGTTTTAGGATTATCTGCCAATATTATCAATATCATTATAGGTGCAGGTATTTTTGCGCTGCCAGCTGTTATAGCTTCAAAAATGGGTGCTTCTAGTATTATAGCCTATATTTTTTGTGGTATTTTAATAGCATTTGTTATGCTATGTTTTGCTGAAGCTGGTAGTAAGATAACCAATACGGGGGGGCCTTACACCTATATTGAAACGGCATTTGGTAATTATGCCGGGTTTATAGGAGGTATTTTTGCCATAAGTGGCACCTTGTTTGCAGACGCAGCAGTATCGAATGCCTTAGTGAATATATTAGCATCTGCTTATCCCGTTTTTGAAAATGACTGGGTTCGATTATTATTTCTGTTTATAATTTTCTTTGGACTGGCTTGTATTAACATTATTGGATTAAAACAAGGTATAGGCCTGGTGAAATTTAATACGCTTGCCAAATTAATACCCTTACTTTTACTAATACTCATTGGATGGAAAGGCGTATCATTTAACAATCTATATATTGATGCCATGCCAGGTATTAGAGAGCTAGGAGAAGCATCATTGATTTTATTCTTTGCTTTTCAAGGGGCAGAAACAGGGCTTGTTGTTGGCGGTGAAGTTATAAACCCAAAACGTACCGTTCCTAAGGCTATTTTTATTAGTATTTTAACGGTAGTATGCATCTATGTATTAATTCAAACCGTATCACAAGGAGTTTTAGGTAGTGATTTACCCAATTTTAAAGCATCTCCACTTGCAGAAACAGCTAAAGTTGCTTTTGGTCCTATTGGATTTACCATATTATTTATAGGAGCTATCGTTTCCATGTTTGGTTTCTTAAGTGGCTCGATACTTAATAATCCAAGAGTTCCGTATGCGTTATCCAGAGACAAAGTGATCCCATTAAAAGCATTGTCTAAAATTCATAAATCATTTAAAACACCATATATAGCGATTATCGTATATGCAACTATAGGTTTTACATTCTCAGCAACAGGTAGTTTTGAAAAATTAGCAGTTATTGCCAGCAGCGCTATGCTAATTATTTATTTAGGCGTAGCATTATCAGTTATAAAATTGCGTAAATCACAAAAACCTAAAGAAGGTGAATTCAAAATCCCTGGAGGCTATACAGTACCTATACTTTCAATTATTATTATTTTATACTTCCTGTCTAATTTATCAATAAAAGAAATGATAGTAACAGCTGCGTTTATAGCTATTTTAACCATTATTTATGGTATATTTAGAAAACTAAACAAAGTAGATTAA
- the lysA gene encoding diaminopimelate decarboxylase, with protein sequence MLENQLLKIAQDFESPVYVYDAEKIENQYKRLTSAFKNVKKLKINYAVKALSNISILKLLNTLGSGIDTVSIQEVQLGLAAGFLPEQIIFTPNGVSLTEIEEAAKLGVKINIDNLSILEQFGTKHPKTPVCIRINPHVMAGGNSNISVGHIDSKFGISIHQIPHILRIVENTKMTINGIHMHTGSDILDIEVFLYASEILFETAKQFKNLDFIDFGSGFKVPYKQGDIETNIEELGKKLTARFNEFCKNYGKDLTLAFEPGKFLVSESGSFLTKVNAVKQTTSTVFAQVDSGFNHLIRPMLYGSHHDIVNISNLKGRERFYTVVGYICETDTFGNNRRINEINEGDILCFKNAGAYCFSMASNYNSRYRPAEVLWYKNKAHLIRKRETFEDITKNQIEIDFAVKKEKQTTLAK encoded by the coding sequence ATGTTAGAAAATCAATTGCTGAAAATTGCACAAGATTTTGAGAGTCCAGTTTATGTATATGATGCTGAAAAAATTGAAAACCAATACAAAAGGCTTACTAGTGCCTTTAAAAATGTAAAAAAGCTTAAGATTAACTATGCAGTTAAAGCATTATCTAATATATCTATATTAAAACTTTTAAACACACTAGGATCTGGTATCGATACAGTATCTATTCAAGAGGTTCAACTTGGTCTGGCTGCAGGTTTTTTACCTGAACAGATTATTTTCACACCAAATGGCGTATCCTTAACTGAAATAGAAGAAGCGGCTAAATTAGGTGTTAAAATCAATATTGATAACCTTTCAATATTAGAGCAATTTGGAACAAAACATCCAAAAACACCTGTATGTATTCGTATTAACCCACATGTTATGGCTGGTGGTAATAGTAATATTTCGGTTGGGCATATCGATTCTAAATTTGGAATTTCTATTCATCAGATACCACACATTTTACGTATCGTAGAAAATACTAAAATGACTATTAATGGTATACATATGCATACAGGTAGCGATATTTTGGATATTGAAGTCTTTTTATATGCCAGTGAAATATTATTTGAAACTGCTAAACAATTTAAAAATTTAGATTTTATTGATTTTGGCTCTGGATTTAAAGTACCTTACAAACAGGGAGATATTGAAACCAATATTGAAGAGTTAGGAAAAAAACTAACAGCAAGGTTCAACGAATTTTGCAAAAATTATGGAAAAGATCTAACCTTAGCTTTTGAGCCTGGTAAATTTTTAGTAAGCGAATCCGGAAGTTTTTTAACTAAAGTAAACGCTGTAAAACAAACAACCTCAACAGTATTTGCACAAGTAGATTCTGGATTTAATCACCTTATTAGACCCATGCTTTATGGATCTCACCACGATATTGTAAATATATCTAACCTAAAAGGACGTGAACGTTTTTATACAGTGGTAGGTTATATTTGTGAAACAGACACTTTTGGAAATAACAGACGTATCAATGAAATTAATGAAGGTGATATTTTATGTTTTAAAAATGCGGGGGCTTATTGTTTCTCTATGGCCAGTAACTATAATTCCAGATACCGACCTGCTGAAGTTTTATGGTATAAAAACAAAGCACATTTAATTAGAAAAAGAGAAACTTTTGAGGATATTACTAAAAATCAAATTGAAATTGATTTCGCTGTTAAAAAAGAAAAACAAACAACTCTAGCAAAATAA
- a CDS encoding TerB family tellurite resistance protein, with product MINRVEKLSLLSEMIAFAKYDKDIKNIEYNFLLGVAKQLDIAREDFEYLIDHPVTYTHLKSHSERIVQFHRLVLLMNIDQENEGNPSGAIKLYNFGLRMGLSHESITKVLYLMESFPNKIVPPDVLIDIFKTQYN from the coding sequence ATGATTAATAGAGTAGAAAAACTAAGTCTTTTGTCCGAAATGATTGCATTTGCAAAGTATGATAAAGACATAAAAAATATAGAATATAATTTTCTATTAGGTGTTGCGAAACAACTCGATATAGCACGAGAAGATTTTGAATATTTAATAGACCATCCTGTTACTTATACGCATTTAAAATCTCATAGTGAGCGTATTGTTCAGTTTCATAGATTGGTATTATTAATGAATATTGACCAAGAAAATGAAGGCAACCCTTCCGGTGCGATAAAATTATATAACTTTGGTTTACGTATGGGACTAAGCCATGAGTCCATTACTAAGGTACTTTATTTAATGGAAAGTTTTCCAAATAAAATTGTACCACCTGATGTGTTGATTGATATTTTTAAAACACAGTATAATTAA